A genomic stretch from Aedes albopictus strain Foshan chromosome 2, AalbF5, whole genome shotgun sequence includes:
- the LOC134288787 gene encoding uncharacterized protein LOC134288787, whose translation MSKMQFSYKVATINLNSSNSVINQGLLRDFVYDHDVDVLLLQEVVYEIFLFLPNHFAFVNISADNKGTAIVVRKTMDISSVLLEPNCRIVSLIVNGVNFVNVYGHSGSNYRRERNDLYTNVIAVHLSKQEAAVSVIGGDFNCTLEDSDSRGPSKNSCAGLKNLVELFKFKDVAKVMAKSDFTFFRGESAALLDRFYAPAQFVENVVDCWTIPLSFSDHSAVVMKNRTSKDNVVKRGRGYWKINPSVLDMDDVTERFEREYSTLKSRAIYTSDLNAWWNFVFKPKAKQFYKSEAWRINNNIRNAKSEQMRKLIELNERRVRGEDVSILIKLAQSRLMEIEYDRIKNYSKKLPESSLSEGEKVGVFQVSKQIHSGVRNQQLKLMNEQGTLLDSASVGERIHEYYQAMFQQSAEGDNIDGNENPLDYITHSVGDDESIAFSELITVAEVEETLKSSALQYFGKYAGAPWDVPVETECSRTNIVAPPSRQHRASSEWVIPCSSTTTSTRLTSCRFTELTR comes from the exons ATGTCTAAGATGCAGTTCTCCTACAAGGTTGCAACGATTAATTTGAATAGCTCAAACAGTGTTATTAATCAGGGATTATTGAGAGATTTTGTATATGATCATGACGTTGATGTTCTACTGTTGCAGGAAGTTGTTTacgagatttttttgtttttacctAATCATTTTGCTTTTGTCAACATAAGTGCTGATAATAAGGGTACAGCAATCGTTGTACGGAAAACTATGGATATTTCTAGCGTGCTTCTTGAGCCGAATTGCAGAATAGTTTCGTTGATCGTTAACGGTGTTAATTTTGTGAATGTATATGGGCATTCTGGATCTAATTATCGGAGAGAACGCAATGATTTATACACAAACGTGATAGCAGTTCATTTGAGTAAGCAAGAAGCCGCAGTCTCAGTGATTGGAGGCGATTTTAATTGCACCTTGGAGGATTCGGATTCAAGAGGACCATCAAAAAACTCTTGTGCGGGGTTGAAAAATTTAGtcgagttgttcaaattcaaagaTGTTGCAAAAGTTATGGCCAAGTCTGATTTTACCTTCTTTCGAGGAGAATCAGCCGCCCTATTGGATAGGTTTTACGCTCCGGCTCAATTTGTTGAAAATGTTGTTGACTGTTGGACTATTCCACTTTCTTTCTCTGATCATTCTGCCGTGGTGATGAAGAATAGAACTTCAAAGGACAACGTAGTGAAAAGAGGTAGAGGTTACTGGAAGATAAACCCCAGTGTCTTGGACATGGATGATGTTACAGAAAGATTTGAAAGGGAGTATAGCACACTGAAGTCGCGAGCAATCTACACAAGTGATCTAAATGCGTGGTGGAACTTTGTTTTCAAGCCAAAAGccaaacaattttacaaatcagaaGCGTGGAGGATCAACAACAATATTAGAAATGCAAAAAGTGAACAAATGCGGAAACTTATCGAACTTAACGAGCGGAGGGTTAGAGGAGAGGACGTTTCAATTCTTATTAAACTGGCACAATCAAGACTGATGGAGATAGAGTATGACAGGATCAAAAATTATTCGAAGAAGTTGCCGGAATCGAGTCTTTCCGAGGGagaaaaagtaggtgtttttcaGGTATCAAAGCAGATACATAGTGGTGTGCGCAATCAGCAGCTAAAGTTAATGAATGAACAGGGAACCCTATTAGATAGTGCGAGCGTAGGTGAAAGAATACACGAATACTATCAGGCTATGTTTCAACAGAGCGCGGAAGGTGACAACATTGATGGTAATGAAAATCCTTTAGATTACATTACACATTCAGTAGGTGATGATGAATCAATTGCTTTTTCTGAACTTATAACAGTAGCTGAAGTCGAAGAAACATTAAAATcgt CGGCCCTTCAGTAtttcggcaagtatgcgggtgctccgtGGGATGTTCCTGTTGAAACCGAGTGTTCGCGTACGAATATAGTGGCTCCACCTAGCCGTCAACATCGAGCATCGTCCGAGTGGGTTATCCCTTGTTCATCGACAACAACGAGTACTCGTCTAACGAGCTGTCGTTTCACCGAGCTGACAAGGTGA